DNA from bacterium:
TGATCTCCGCGTTGTCGATTACACCTGAAGGAGAGCAATTTATGGCTTTTGCATAATTTAAGCTGGGACAATGGAGAACAGCACTACTTGGAACGTATCCGTGCAATATATCCCTTGCCCACATTGTCCAATCCGAACTACCTGTCTTATATGGCATTATCCATCCATCATAATCATCAGCATACATCTGCATTGCTAATCCTATCTGCCTGAGATTGGATACACATTTTGCCTTTCTTGCCATCTCTCTTGCTGCAAGAAGTGCAGGTAAAAGCATTGATGAGAGCAGGGCTATTATGGTTATTACAACCAAAAGCTCAATCAATGTAAATGCCCAAAAATCCAGTTTTAGCTTTTTATTCATAATCACCTCCTATCCATTTTTGTTTTTTTGTCTATGTAAAGTTTCACTCGCCTTCCATCCTGATGAGAACTTTTTCTAGAACTTGCTTGCAGTAATTGCATTGATGGCAGTTTCTTGTGCAATTTGATGTTTTTTTAAACCAGTCTTCAGGGAACTTTGAATTATCAACAATATATGGTGAAAATATGGGGCTGTGACCCGGCTCAAGTAAATCAAGCAGATTCCCGTTAAATTTTTCTTCTACATAAGATTGAATAACTTTTCTTGGATTAGCATGCATTCTAGTGGCAAGTTTTGCCATGGAGAAGTAACTATTGTAGTTATGTATATCCTCTGGTCGAATCCATGAATTCTGCAGAAAGGTAACCCGATTTTCTCTTTTTGCATAGTAGTTCCAGCATAAAATTGGATTCCAGTCCTTGATGTTTTTCATTGTACCTATTTCTTTCTCATGAGCAACAAGATTATCGTGAAAAACCTGTC
Protein-coding regions in this window:
- a CDS encoding type II secretion system GspH family protein, producing the protein MNKKLKLDFWAFTLIELLVVITIIALLSSMLLPALLAAREMARKAKCVSNLRQIGLAMQMYADDYDGWIMPYKTGSSDWTMWARDILHGYVPSSAVLHCPSLNYAKAINCSPSGVIDNAEISYACNRLIESDGGTLMGLQAESANYPFCRESRVKDPCGTIAFCDGYTGIVNTSHIAAGDE